The Pelecanus crispus isolate bPelCri1 chromosome 30, bPelCri1.pri, whole genome shotgun sequence genome contains a region encoding:
- the PLD3 gene encoding 5'-3' exonuclease PLD3, which produces MKLDGIYKQLDPLEDRGVQPTRFPPKCSRGMLLSAVLTLFVLIFLLFFNLRLSSALRGDAGGGTGGDAGSCGDAGSCGNECRIVLVESIPEGMTFGDGSVPNPSTFSTWMNFLGTVTHSLDIASFYWTMTNEDTQTHEPSAAQGEQILEELLRLSQRGVTVRIAVSHPSAKSPLNDLQALERSGAAVRAVDMPRLTGGVLHTKFWLVDGTHLYVGSANMDWRSLTQVKELGAAVYNCSCLAKDLGKIFEAYWALGVPGASIPVPWPASYSTAFNMETPLELKLNGTDAAVYFSSSPPALCASGRTQDLDALLNIIDTAEDFVDIAVMSYLPTTEFSHPERFWPAIDNQLRKAVFERRVKVRLLAGCWRHSRVTMFPFLKSLAAVADNQTRYSVEVRLFMVPASAAQAQIPYARVNHNKYMVTEKAAYIGTSNWSGDYFTQTAGSALVVNQMVSRTGAGTAAGTAAGISTIREQLQKVFERDWSSQYSADIGDAERWESLCGFR; this is translated from the exons ATGAAGCTCGACGGCATCTACAAGCAG CTGGACCCCCTGGAGGACCGTGGGGTGCAGCCCACCCGCTTCCCGCCGAAG tgctcccgCGGCATGTTGCTCTCCGCCGTCCTCACCCTCTTCgtcctcatcttcctcctcttcttcaatCTCCGCCTGAGCTCTGCCCTCCGCGGTGATGCCGGCGGCGGTACCGGCGGCGATGCCGGATCCTGCGGTGATGCCGGATCCTGCGGCAATGAGTGCCG GATCGTCCTGGTGGAGAGCATCCCGGAGGGAATGACCTTCGGTGATGGTTCCGTGCCGAATCCATCCACCTTCTCCACGTGGATGAACTTTTTGGGCACCGTCACCCACAGCCTGGACATCGCCTCCTTCTACTGGACCATGACCAACGAGGACACGCAGACGCACGAACCCTCCGCCGCCCAG GGTGAACAAATCCTGGAGGAACTTCTCCGATTATCCCAGCGCGGCGTCACCGTCCGAATTGCCGTCAGCCACCCGTCGGCGAAATCGCCCCTGAACGATCTCCAAGCGCTGGAGCGGAGCG GTGCCGCGGTGCGTGCTGTCGATATGCCGCGCCTCACGGGCGGTGTGCTGCACACCAAGTTTTGGCTCGTTGATGGCACCCACCTCTACGTTGGGAGCGCCAACATGGACTGGAGGTCTTTGACCCAG GTGAAGGAGCTCGGCGCCGCCGTCTACAACTGCAGCTGCTTGGCCAAAGATTTAGGCAAAATTTTTGAAGCTTATTGGGCTCTCGGTGTTCCCGGTGCTTCCATCCCGGTACCATGGCCAGCAAGTTATTCCACCGCCTTTAACATGGAGACGCCGTTGGAGTTGAAGCTCAACGGCACCGATGCCGCCGTCTACTTCTCG AGCTCCCCACCGGCTCTCTGTGCCTCTGGTCGGACCCAGGATCTTGACGCCCTCCTCAACATCATCGACACCGCCGAGGACTTCGTGGACATCGCGGTGATGAGCTACCTACCCACCACCGAATTCTCCCACCCCGAAAG ATTTTGGCCGGCAATCGATAACCAGCTACGGAAAGCCGTCTTTGAACGCCGGGTCAAGGTTCGGTTGTTGGCGGGTTGTTGGCGGCACAGCCGCGTGACCATGTTCCCCTTCCTCAAATCCCTCGCCGCCGTCGCCGATAATCAGACCCGCTACAGCGTGGAGGTG CGGCTCTTCATGGTGCCGGCGAGCGCGGCGCAAGCCCAGATCCCCTACGCCCGGGTGAACCATAACAAGTACATGGTGACGGAGAAGGCGGCGTATATCG GGACATCCAACTGGTCCGGCGACTACTTCACGCAGACGGCGGGATCGGCGCTGGTGGTGAACCAGATGGTGAGTCGAACTGGTGCCGGCACAGCCGCCGGCACCGCCGCTGGCATCAGCACCATCCgggagcagctgcagaaggtTTTTGAGCGGGATTGGAGCTCCCAGTACAGCGCTGACATCGGCGATGCCGAGCGCTGGGAGAGCCTCTGTGGCTTCCGGTAG